The following proteins are encoded in a genomic region of Streptobacillus felis:
- the rplB gene encoding 50S ribosomal protein L2: MPIKKLKPITSGTRHMSILVNTELDKVRPEKTLVEPLNSAYGIDNYGHRTGRNRHKGHKRLYRVIDWKRNKLGIPAKVASVEYDPNRTANIALLHYVDGEKRYILAPNGLKKGDTVLAGENADIKPGNALKLKDLPVGTLIHNVELIPGKGGQLARSAGTAARLVAKEGTYCHVELPSGELRLIHKECFATVGVVGNSEHSLVSLGKAGRNRHLGRKPHVRGSVMNPVDHPHGGGEGRSPIGRKAPVTPWGKPALGKKTRGKKNSDKFIVRKRKK, encoded by the coding sequence ATGCCTATTAAAAAATTAAAACCGATTACTAGTGGGACTCGGCATATGTCTATATTAGTAAACACAGAATTAGACAAAGTTAGACCTGAAAAAACATTAGTTGAACCATTAAACTCAGCTTATGGTATTGACAACTATGGACACAGAACAGGAAGAAACAGACACAAAGGACACAAGAGATTATACAGAGTAATCGATTGGAAAAGAAACAAATTAGGAATACCTGCAAAAGTTGCAAGCGTAGAATACGATCCTAATAGAACAGCGAATATTGCTTTATTACATTATGTTGATGGAGAAAAAAGATACATTTTAGCTCCTAATGGGTTAAAAAAAGGTGACACTGTACTTGCAGGAGAAAATGCAGACATCAAACCAGGTAATGCTTTAAAATTAAAAGATTTACCAGTTGGTACATTAATCCACAATGTTGAATTAATACCAGGTAAAGGTGGACAACTAGCGAGATCAGCAGGAACTGCAGCAAGACTTGTTGCAAAAGAAGGAACATACTGCCACGTTGAATTACCATCAGGAGAATTAAGATTAATTCACAAAGAATGTTTCGCAACAGTTGGAGTTGTTGGGAATTCAGAACACTCATTAGTTTCTTTAGGAAAAGCTGGAAGAAATAGACACTTAGGTAGAAAACCACACGTAAGAGGATCAGTAATGAACCCAGTAGATCACCCACACGGAGGGGGAGAAGGAAGATCACCTATAGGAAGAAAAGCACCAGTTACTCCTTGGGGTAAACCTGCTTTAGGTAAGAAAACTAGAGGTAAGAAAAATTCTGACAAATTTATAGTAAGAAAGAGAAAAAAATAG
- the rpsS gene encoding 30S ribosomal protein S19: MARSLKKGPFADQYLFKKIEAQGSNKSVIKTWSRRSTIFPQFIGYTFAVYNGKKHIPVYVTEEMVGHKLGEFAPTRTYHGHGKDKKK, translated from the coding sequence ATGGCTCGTTCATTAAAAAAAGGACCTTTTGCTGATCAATATTTATTCAAAAAAATTGAAGCACAAGGATCAAATAAATCAGTTATTAAAACATGGTCAAGAAGATCAACTATATTTCCACAATTCATAGGATATACATTTGCTGTTTATAATGGTAAAAAACATATACCTGTATATGTAACAGAGGAAATGGTTGGACACAAACTTGGAGAATTTGCTCCAACAAGAACTTACCATGGTCACGGTAAAGATAAGAAAAAATAA
- the rplV gene encoding 50S ribosomal protein L22, producing the protein MPAVAKLRYQRLSPQKARLVADVIRGKDALLALNILRFTNKKAAPLIEKTLRSAIANAEHNLGLNPENLIVSKVLIDKGPVLKRMNPRAMGRADIIRKPLAHITVEVDVK; encoded by the coding sequence ATGCCAGCAGTAGCTAAATTACGTTATCAAAGATTAAGTCCTCAAAAAGCTAGATTAGTAGCTGATGTAATTAGAGGAAAAGATGCATTACTTGCATTAAACATTTTAAGATTTACAAATAAAAAAGCAGCTCCATTAATAGAGAAAACATTAAGATCTGCAATTGCAAACGCAGAACACAACTTAGGATTAAACCCTGAAAACTTAATAGTTTCAAAAGTATTAATAGATAAAGGGCCTGTATTAAAAAGAATGAACCCAAGAGCAATGGGAAGAGCAGATATTATAAGAAAACCACTTGCACACATAACAGTTGAAGTGGATGTAAAATAA
- the rpsC gene encoding 30S ribosomal protein S3 produces the protein MGQKVDPRGIRIGIVKTWDSKWFAKKGKEYLNNFHEDLKIREYIKKNYYQAGISSIAIERVSENEVTVIVSTGKAAVLIGRKGAEITALRAQLEKMTGKKVFVKALEIKNPNKDAQLVAESIATAIEKRVAYKRAVQQAIQRAEKAGVLGIKVMTSGRLNGAEIARSEWTLSGRVPLHTLRADVDYATATAHTTYGALGIKVWIFNGEVLPTKKEGGTE, from the coding sequence GTGGGACAAAAAGTAGATCCTAGGGGCATAAGAATCGGTATTGTTAAAACATGGGATTCAAAATGGTTTGCCAAAAAAGGGAAAGAATATTTAAATAATTTTCACGAAGATTTAAAAATAAGAGAATATATCAAGAAAAACTACTACCAAGCTGGAATTTCTTCAATAGCTATTGAAAGAGTTTCTGAAAACGAAGTAACAGTAATAGTTTCTACTGGAAAAGCAGCAGTATTAATTGGTAGAAAAGGTGCTGAAATTACAGCATTAAGAGCACAATTAGAAAAAATGACAGGGAAAAAAGTTTTTGTAAAAGCTTTAGAAATTAAAAACCCTAACAAAGACGCACAATTAGTTGCAGAAAGTATTGCAACAGCTATTGAAAAACGTGTGGCATATAAGAGAGCAGTACAACAAGCTATTCAAAGAGCTGAAAAAGCAGGAGTACTAGGAATTAAAGTAATGACTTCAGGAAGATTAAATGGAGCAGAAATAGCAAGAAGTGAATGGACATTATCAGGAAGAGTACCATTACATACTTTAAGAGCAGATGTTGATTATGCAACAGCTACAGCTCATACAACATATGGAGCATTAGGGATTAAAGTATGGATCTTTAATGGAGAAGTTTTACCTACTAAGAAGGAAGGGGGAACAGAATAG
- the rplP gene encoding 50S ribosomal protein L16, translating to MLIPKRTKYRKQFRGSMGGIATKGNYVAFGDFGLAAKEFGWITSRQIEACRITINRTFKREGKIWIRIFPDKPYTKRPEGTRMGKGKGNAEGWVAVVKTGKVMFEVGGVSEEKAKEALRKAGHKLPIKVKFVRKEVGGDK from the coding sequence GTGTTAATACCTAAGAGAACTAAATATAGAAAACAATTTAGAGGAAGCATGGGAGGAATTGCAACTAAAGGTAACTATGTAGCATTCGGTGATTTCGGATTAGCTGCAAAAGAATTTGGTTGGATTACTTCAAGACAAATAGAAGCATGCCGTATTACAATAAATAGAACATTTAAAAGAGAAGGAAAAATCTGGATAAGAATTTTCCCTGACAAACCTTATACAAAAAGACCTGAAGGAACAAGAATGGGTAAAGGTAAAGGTAACGCAGAAGGTTGGGTAGCAGTTGTTAAAACTGGTAAAGTAATGTTTGAAGTTGGAGGAGTATCTGAAGAGAAAGCCAAAGAAGCATTAAGAAAAGCTGGACACAAACTACCTATCAAAGTTAAATTCGTAAGAAAAGAAGTAGGTGGTGATAAGTAA
- the rpmC gene encoding 50S ribosomal protein L29 — protein sequence MTVKEVRDLDLNQLESQVKELKHELFNLKLQKTLGQLQNTAQIRKVKRDIARMKTILTEKTGK from the coding sequence ATGACAGTTAAAGAAGTTAGAGATTTAGATTTAAATCAGTTAGAATCACAAGTAAAAGAATTAAAACATGAATTGTTTAATTTAAAGCTACAAAAAACTCTTGGACAATTACAAAACACAGCACAAATAAGAAAAGTAAAAAGAGACATAGCTAGAATGAAAACAATATTAACAGAAAAAACTGGAAAATAG
- the rpsQ gene encoding 30S ribosomal protein S17, with amino-acid sequence MERNERKVREGIVVSDKMDKTVVVVENTMKLHKLYKKRVKTSKRYKAHDELNECRVGDKVRIMETRPLSKDKNWRVVTILEKAK; translated from the coding sequence GTGGAAAGAAACGAAAGAAAAGTCAGAGAAGGAATCGTAGTTTCTGATAAAATGGATAAAACAGTTGTAGTTGTTGAAAATACAATGAAACTACATAAGTTATATAAAAAGAGAGTAAAAACTTCTAAAAGATATAAAGCTCATGATGAGTTAAACGAATGTCGTGTAGGAGATAAAGTAAGAATAATGGAAACTAGACCTTTAAGTAAAGATAAAAACTGGAGAGTAGTTACTATCTTAGAAAAGGCAAAATAA
- the rplN gene encoding 50S ribosomal protein L14 has product MVQQQSILNVADNTGAKKIMVIRVLGGSRRRFGRIGDVVVASVKEAIPNGSVKKGDVVKAVIVRTKKEVKRVDGSYIKFDDNAGVILNASMEMKGTRIFGPVARELRAKNFMKIVSLAPEVL; this is encoded by the coding sequence ATGGTTCAACAACAAAGTATACTTAATGTTGCTGATAACACAGGTGCTAAAAAAATCATGGTTATTAGAGTATTAGGTGGATCAAGAAGAAGATTCGGAAGAATAGGAGACGTTGTTGTAGCATCTGTTAAAGAAGCTATACCTAATGGAAGTGTTAAAAAGGGAGACGTTGTAAAAGCAGTTATAGTTAGAACTAAAAAAGAAGTTAAAAGAGTGGATGGTTCATATATAAAATTTGATGATAATGCAGGAGTTATCCTAAATGCATCAATGGAAATGAAAGGGACAAGAATTTTTGGACCTGTTGCAAGAGAATTAAGAGCGAAAAACTTTATGAAAATAGTATCACTTGCACCAGAAGTACTTTAG
- the rplX gene encoding 50S ribosomal protein L24 yields the protein MIKSKIKSVPKKLHVKTGDTVVVISGRSNNDKRSNKSSQMGDKGKIGKVLKVFPKLGKVVVEGVNVKKKHLKPNAMNTQGEIVEREVPIFSSKVMLWDESVKSATRVRYEIKDGKKVRISVKSGKEI from the coding sequence GTGATTAAATCTAAAATAAAATCAGTTCCTAAGAAATTACATGTTAAAACTGGAGATACAGTTGTAGTAATTAGTGGAAGAAGTAATAATGACAAAAGAAGTAATAAATCTTCTCAAATGGGAGATAAAGGAAAAATAGGAAAAGTATTAAAAGTATTCCCTAAACTTGGAAAAGTAGTAGTTGAAGGTGTAAATGTTAAGAAAAAACACTTAAAACCTAATGCTATGAACACACAAGGTGAGATTGTAGAGAGAGAAGTACCAATTTTCTCATCTAAAGTAATGTTATGGGATGAAAGCGTAAAAAGCGCTACAAGAGTGAGATATGAAATAAAAGATGGAAAAAAAGTAAGAATTTCAGTTAAATCTGGAAAAGAAATATAA
- the rpsN gene encoding 30S ribosomal protein S14: protein MAKKAMVQKNLKIEKTIDKYAAKRAELKARAKQGDREALIELSKLPRNASPTRHRNRCQVNGRPRGFMREFGISRVMFRQLAGEGMIPGIKKSSW, encoded by the coding sequence ATGGCTAAAAAAGCAATGGTTCAAAAAAATCTAAAAATAGAAAAAACTATAGATAAATATGCAGCTAAAAGAGCTGAATTAAAAGCAAGAGCTAAACAAGGAGATAGAGAAGCACTTATAGAATTATCTAAATTACCTCGTAATGCATCACCTACAAGACATAGAAATAGATGTCAAGTAAATGGTAGACCAAGAGGGTTTATGAGAGAATTTGGAATATCAAGAGTAATGTTTAGACAATTAGCTGGTGAAGGTATGATACCTGGAATCAAAAAATCAAGCTGGTAA
- the rpsH gene encoding 30S ribosomal protein S8, with the protein MHLTDPIADMLTRIRNANIAKHDKVAIPFSKIKESIANILRNEGYISEYEIREEGSIKDIVVTLKTVDGEQVIKGLKRISKPGRRVYSSVESLPKVLGGLGIAIVTTPKGVLTDKECRKQSVGGEVLCYVW; encoded by the coding sequence ATGCATTTAACAGATCCTATTGCAGATATGTTAACAAGAATTAGAAATGCTAATATTGCAAAACATGACAAGGTTGCAATACCATTTTCTAAAATAAAAGAAAGTATCGCAAATATATTAAGAAATGAAGGATATATATCAGAATACGAAATAAGAGAAGAAGGAAGTATAAAAGATATAGTTGTAACTTTAAAAACTGTTGATGGTGAACAAGTTATAAAAGGATTAAAAAGAATTTCTAAACCAGGAAGAAGAGTTTACTCTTCAGTAGAAAGCCTACCTAAAGTATTAGGTGGTTTAGGAATAGCAATCGTTACTACACCCAAAGGTGTTTTAACTGATAAAGAATGCAGAAAGCAAAGTGTTGGTGGAGAGGTTCTTTGTTACGTTTGGTAA
- the rplF gene encoding 50S ribosomal protein L6, producing MSRVGKKPITIPKGVEITNEGNVFTVKGPKGTLTRELSSEIKVNIENNEITFERPNDLPNIRALHGTTRANVNNMVVGVSEGFKIKLELVGVGYRVAANGKGVTMALGYSHPVEIAPIEGITFTVEGNTKLTVEGIDKQLVGQVASDIRSKRAPEPYKGKGVKYADEKIRRKEGKKG from the coding sequence ATGTCAAGAGTAGGTAAAAAACCTATTACTATACCTAAAGGTGTAGAAATTACAAATGAAGGTAATGTATTTACAGTAAAAGGACCAAAAGGTACTTTAACTAGAGAATTATCTTCAGAAATTAAAGTAAATATTGAAAACAATGAAATAACTTTTGAAAGACCAAATGACTTACCTAATATTAGAGCGTTACATGGAACTACAAGAGCTAATGTTAATAACATGGTAGTTGGAGTTAGTGAAGGATTCAAAATTAAATTAGAGTTAGTTGGGGTTGGATACAGAGTAGCTGCTAATGGTAAAGGTGTTACTATGGCACTAGGATATTCACATCCAGTTGAAATAGCTCCAATTGAAGGTATTACTTTTACAGTAGAAGGGAATACTAAATTAACTGTAGAAGGAATTGACAAACAATTAGTTGGTCAAGTAGCTTCAGATATAAGATCTAAGAGAGCACCAGAACCTTATAAAGGCAAAGGGGTTAAATATGCTGATGAGAAGATAAGAAGAAAAGAAGGTAAGAAAGGATAG
- the rplR gene encoding 50S ribosomal protein L18: MIKKVDRNLARVRKHKSIRAKISGTPERPRLTVYRSLSNIFAQLIDDTTGKTLVSASTIEKGNKVEHGSNVEAAKLIGKRIAEKAKDAGITKVVFDRSGYIYTGRVKALADAAREAGLEF; this comes from the coding sequence ATGATTAAAAAAGTAGATAGAAACTTAGCAAGAGTTAGAAAACATAAAAGTATAAGAGCTAAAATCAGTGGAACACCTGAAAGACCTAGACTTACTGTTTATAGAAGTTTATCTAACATCTTCGCTCAATTAATTGACGATACAACAGGAAAAACATTAGTATCAGCTTCAACTATTGAAAAAGGTAATAAAGTAGAACACGGTTCTAATGTAGAAGCTGCAAAATTAATAGGAAAAAGAATAGCTGAAAAAGCTAAAGATGCTGGAATTACTAAAGTAGTATTCGATAGAAGTGGATACATTTATACTGGAAGAGTAAAAGCATTAGCAGATGCTGCAAGAGAAGCAGGATTAGAATTCTAA
- the rpsE gene encoding 30S ribosomal protein S5 — MLAREVKTNEYKEKLLRISRVSKTVKGGRRISFSVLAAVGDENGKVGIGLGKANGVPEAIRKAIAGAKKNMINVSLKGGTLPHEQIGKFNATSVLLKPASKGTGVIAGSATREILELVGVTDVLTKIRGSKNKDNVARATLDGLKKLRSIEKVAKLRGKTVEEILG; from the coding sequence ATTTTGGCAAGAGAAGTTAAAACTAACGAATACAAAGAAAAACTTTTAAGAATTAGTAGAGTTTCTAAAACTGTTAAAGGGGGAAGAAGAATTTCATTCTCAGTACTTGCAGCAGTTGGAGACGAAAACGGAAAAGTTGGAATAGGATTAGGAAAAGCAAATGGAGTACCTGAAGCTATAAGAAAAGCTATTGCAGGTGCTAAGAAAAATATGATAAATGTATCATTAAAAGGTGGAACTTTACCACACGAACAAATTGGAAAATTTAACGCTACATCAGTTTTATTAAAACCAGCTTCAAAAGGGACTGGGGTTATCGCTGGGTCAGCAACTAGGGAAATTTTAGAATTAGTAGGTGTAACTGACGTACTAACTAAAATAAGAGGATCTAAAAATAAAGATAATGTTGCAAGAGCTACATTAGATGGATTAAAAAAATTAAGATCAATAGAAAAAGTTGCTAAACTTAGAGGTAAAACTGTAGAAGAAATTTTAGGATAA
- the rpmD gene encoding 50S ribosomal protein L30, with amino-acid sequence MTKVNITLVKGINGRKPNHIATIKSLGLRKIGQTVEHNLTADIEGKIKLVSYLVKVEEV; translated from the coding sequence ATGACTAAAGTAAATATAACACTTGTAAAAGGAATTAATGGAAGAAAGCCTAACCATATCGCAACAATTAAATCTTTAGGTTTAAGAAAAATTGGTCAAACTGTAGAACACAATTTGACTGCAGATATAGAAGGTAAAATTAAATTAGTTTCTTATTTAGTTAAAGTAGAGGAGGTTTAA
- the rplO gene encoding 50S ribosomal protein L15, with protein sequence MNLNELRPAEGSKRDRKRIGRGHGTGWGKTAGKGHNGQKQRSGTYVSAAFEGGQMPLIRRVPKRGFSNSVFQKDMVVINLKDIVDKFNDGEEVTLESLLERRVVKNANFITKETGERVYTSLLKVIGNYELEKALKVKAHRVSKGAKEAIEKFNGSVELLEIKSFANVAGNAKVVEGE encoded by the coding sequence ATGAATCTTAATGAATTAAGACCTGCCGAAGGATCAAAAAGAGATAGAAAGAGAATCGGTAGAGGACATGGAACTGGTTGGGGTAAAACTGCTGGTAAAGGTCACAATGGACAAAAACAAAGATCTGGTACATACGTATCTGCTGCGTTTGAAGGAGGGCAAATGCCTTTAATCAGAAGAGTTCCTAAAAGAGGATTCTCAAATTCTGTATTCCAAAAAGACATGGTAGTAATTAACTTAAAAGACATAGTAGATAAATTTAATGATGGAGAAGAAGTAACTTTAGAATCTTTATTAGAAAGAAGAGTAGTTAAAAATGCTAACTTCATTACTAAAGAAACTGGAGAAAGAGTATACACTTCATTATTAAAAGTAATTGGAAATTACGAATTAGAAAAAGCATTAAAAGTTAAAGCACATAGAGTATCTAAAGGTGCTAAAGAAGCAATTGAAAAATTCAATGGTTCAGTTGAATTATTAGAAATCAAATCATTTGCAAATGTAGCAGGGAACGCTAAAGTAGTTGAAGGAGAGTAA
- the secY gene encoding preprotein translocase subunit SecY: MTFKEAIVTRFQAMVQTRELRKRVLFTLGCFLVARIGVHIPVPGINMELFRDFTGGSSLAQFLNLFTGGAVQRASIFSLGITPYINASIVFQILGVLWPRIEEMQKEGGKEADKITQWTRYLTIVTTLFQSAGIALLLQSNNLVREPGTIFVLTTVVLITGGTAFLMWLSERISIKGIGNGTSMLIFLNIVSNLPQVVKGTVDQLRTSGRGPALGYISLTLFVVIIMIMVVIQLGERRIPIQYVGKSSRGVMDQPSVVGRKTYLPVKINTAGVMPIIFASMIMAVPSAVIPLIKDEAKRAYLLNLFGPKGWAYLLLTIVLIVLFSFFYTAIVFDPDKIADSLKQSGGSIPLKRAGKETSEFLEYVATRITFGTAIFLAILGILPNVWFGYVLNIPVMLGGTSLLILVGVAVELIQNIDSHMATQKYKGFNNIRRRR, encoded by the coding sequence TTGACATTTAAAGAAGCAATAGTAACAAGGTTTCAAGCCATGGTACAAACTCGTGAGCTTAGAAAAAGAGTGTTGTTTACTTTAGGATGTTTTTTAGTTGCTAGAATTGGTGTTCATATTCCAGTTCCTGGAATTAATATGGAATTATTCAGAGATTTTACTGGAGGAAGTAGCTTAGCACAATTTTTAAACCTGTTTACAGGTGGAGCTGTGCAGAGAGCATCTATATTCTCTTTAGGAATCACTCCATATATTAACGCTTCTATAGTATTTCAAATTCTAGGTGTATTATGGCCAAGAATTGAAGAAATGCAAAAAGAAGGTGGAAAAGAAGCAGATAAAATTACACAATGGACTAGATATTTAACTATAGTTACTACTTTATTCCAATCAGCTGGTATAGCTTTATTATTACAATCTAATAATTTAGTTAGAGAGCCTGGGACTATATTTGTATTAACTACAGTAGTATTAATTACAGGAGGAACTGCATTCTTAATGTGGTTATCTGAAAGAATTTCTATAAAAGGTATAGGTAATGGAACTTCAATGTTAATATTCCTAAATATAGTATCTAATTTACCTCAAGTAGTAAAGGGTACTGTAGATCAATTAAGAACTTCAGGAAGAGGTCCTGCTTTAGGATATATTTCATTAACTTTATTTGTAGTAATAATTATGATAATGGTTGTTATACAATTAGGTGAAAGAAGAATACCTATACAATATGTAGGTAAATCAAGTAGAGGTGTAATGGATCAACCATCTGTAGTAGGAAGAAAAACATATCTTCCTGTTAAAATAAATACTGCAGGGGTTATGCCAATAATATTCGCATCTATGATAATGGCTGTACCATCAGCTGTTATACCTTTAATTAAAGATGAAGCAAAAAGAGCATATTTATTAAATTTATTTGGACCTAAAGGATGGGCATACTTATTATTAACTATAGTTTTAATAGTATTATTTTCATTTTTCTATACTGCAATAGTATTTGATCCAGATAAAATAGCAGATAGCTTAAAACAAAGTGGAGGAAGTATACCTCTTAAGAGAGCAGGTAAAGAAACTTCTGAATTTTTAGAATATGTGGCTACAAGAATTACATTTGGAACTGCAATATTCTTAGCAATATTAGGTATTTTACCAAACGTTTGGTTTGGATATGTATTAAATATACCAGTAATGCTAGGAGGAACAAGCTTACTAATCTTAGTAGGAGTAGCAGTAGAATTAATTCAAAATATTGATTCACATATGGCAACACAAAAATATAAAGGGTTTAATAATATTAGAAGAAGAAGATAA
- a CDS encoding YlmH/Sll1252 family protein: MKINKEEFLRKIGNNEMAIKVYNALDMALEYEIGVCTEIFVTPNIYKKLSKNYGNIYTYTKGYDRKQICFTPYEPEFEYSILEIRINNKFREYTHKDFLGSLMGLNIKREMIGDIFVENNVGYIIVSNSILEVITKNLKHIGKNECKIEISNKENFSYNYKDIKSNISSNRLDNFVSDITNLSRNKAVELIEAGLVQIDYEVCKEKNKVVKKNDILTIRKYGKFLISEELEDSKKGKKRWIIKKYE, translated from the coding sequence GTGAAAATAAATAAAGAAGAATTTTTAAGAAAAATCGGTAATAATGAAATGGCAATTAAAGTCTATAACGCTTTAGATATGGCCTTAGAATACGAAATAGGTGTATGTACTGAAATATTTGTTACCCCTAATATTTATAAAAAACTGAGTAAAAATTATGGCAATATATACACATATACTAAAGGTTATGACAGAAAACAGATATGTTTTACTCCATATGAACCTGAATTTGAATATAGCATATTAGAAATAAGGATAAATAATAAATTTAGAGAGTATACTCACAAAGATTTTCTTGGATCATTAATGGGTCTTAATATCAAAAGAGAAATGATAGGTGATATTTTTGTTGAAAATAATGTAGGATATATAATTGTTTCTAATAGTATATTAGAAGTAATTACAAAAAATTTAAAACATATAGGGAAAAATGAATGTAAAATAGAAATAAGTAATAAAGAAAATTTTTCATATAATTATAAAGATATTAAATCTAATATTAGTTCTAATAGATTAGATAATTTTGTTTCAGATATTACAAATCTCTCAAGAAATAAGGCAGTAGAATTAATAGAAGCAGGACTAGTACAAATAGATTATGAAGTATGCAAGGAAAAAAACAAGGTAGTAAAAAAAAATGACATATTAACTATAAGAAAATATGGTAAATTTTTAATATCAGAAGAATTAGAAGATAGTAAAAAAGGGAAAAAAAGATGGATAATTAAAAAATATGAGTAA